One Citrobacter amalonaticus genomic window carries:
- the pfkA gene encoding 6-phosphofructokinase, giving the protein MIKKIGVLTSGGDAPGMNAAIRGVVRAALTEGLEVMGVYDGYLGLYEDRMVQLDRYSVSDMINRGGTFLGSARFPEFRDENVRAVAIENLKKRGIDALVVIGGDGSYLGAKRLTEMGFPCIGLPGTIDNDIKGTDYTIGYFTALGTVVEAIDRLRDTSSSHQRISIVEVMGRYCGDLTLAAAIAGGCEFVVVPEVEFSRDDLVAEIKAGIAKGKKHAIVAITEHMCDVDELAHYIEKETGRETRSTVLGHIQRGGSPVPYDRILASRMGSYAIELLLEGHGGRCVGIQNEKLVHHDIIDAIENMKRPFKGDWLDCAKKLY; this is encoded by the coding sequence ATGATTAAGAAAATCGGTGTGTTGACAAGCGGCGGTGATGCGCCGGGCATGAACGCAGCAATCCGTGGTGTGGTGCGTGCAGCACTGACGGAAGGACTGGAAGTCATGGGGGTTTATGATGGCTACCTGGGTCTGTACGAAGACCGCATGGTGCAACTTGACCGTTATAGCGTGTCCGACATGATTAACCGCGGTGGTACCTTCCTGGGTTCCGCTCGCTTCCCGGAGTTCCGTGACGAAAACGTCCGCGCCGTGGCTATCGAAAACCTGAAAAAACGTGGAATCGACGCGCTGGTGGTGATCGGCGGTGACGGTTCTTACCTGGGTGCGAAACGCCTGACTGAAATGGGCTTTCCGTGCATCGGTCTGCCTGGCACTATCGATAACGATATCAAAGGCACTGACTACACCATCGGTTACTTTACGGCGCTGGGCACCGTGGTTGAAGCGATTGACCGTCTGCGCGACACCTCGTCTTCTCACCAGCGTATCTCTATCGTTGAAGTGATGGGCCGTTACTGTGGCGACCTGACGCTGGCGGCGGCGATTGCCGGTGGCTGTGAGTTCGTTGTGGTACCGGAAGTGGAATTCAGCCGTGACGATCTGGTCGCTGAAATCAAAGCGGGCATCGCGAAGGGTAAGAAACACGCTATCGTGGCAATCACTGAGCACATGTGCGATGTCGACGAACTGGCGCATTACATTGAGAAAGAGACGGGCCGTGAAACCCGCTCGACCGTACTGGGTCACATCCAGCGCGGCGGTTCTCCAGTGCCTTATGACCGCATCCTGGCTTCCCGTATGGGTTCTTACGCCATTGAACTGCTGCTGGAAGGTCACGGTGGTCGTTGCGTCGGTATTCAGAACGAAAAACTGGTTCACCATGACATCATCGATGCTATCGAAAACATGAAGCGTCCGTTCAAAGGTGACTGGCTGGATTGCGCGAAGAAACTGTACTGA
- the cpxP gene encoding cell-envelope stress modulator CpxP gives MRKVTAAVMASTLALSTVSHAAEVVTGDNWHPGESPAPRTVQSHMFDGISLTEHQRQQMRDLMQQARHEQAPVNVSEMETMHRLITAENFDETAVRAQAEKMAQAQVSRQVEMARVRNQMYRLLTPEQQAVLNEKHQQRMEQLRDVTQWQKSSSLKLLSSSNSRSQ, from the coding sequence ATGCGCAAAGTTACCGCTGCCGTCATGGCCTCAACGCTGGCACTCAGTACGGTTAGCCATGCAGCTGAAGTCGTTACAGGCGATAACTGGCACCCGGGTGAATCCCCTGCACCGCGCACTGTACAAAGCCATATGTTTGACGGCATAAGTTTAACCGAACATCAGCGTCAACAGATGCGAGATCTGATGCAGCAGGCCCGACATGAACAGGCGCCTGTTAATGTTAGCGAAATGGAGACGATGCATCGTCTTATTACCGCAGAAAATTTTGATGAAACCGCGGTACGCGCTCAGGCAGAAAAGATGGCGCAGGCACAGGTTAGCAGACAGGTCGAAATGGCCAGAGTCCGCAACCAGATGTATCGCCTGCTTACCCCCGAGCAGCAAGCGGTTTTAAACGAGAAGCATCAACAAAGAATGGAGCAGTTGCGCGACGTGACGCAATGGCAAAAAAGTTCTTCGTTGAAGTTATTGAGTAGTAGCAACTCACGTTCCCAGTAG
- the fieF gene encoding CDF family cation-efflux transporter FieF (FieF, a metal efflux transporter, is a member of the CDF (cation diffusion facilitator) family of transporters.) has protein sequence MNQSYGRLVSRAAIAATVMASLLLLIKIFAWWYTGSVSILAALVDSLVDIAASLTNLLVVRYSLQPADDEHTFGHGKAESLAALAQSMFISGSALFLFLTGIQHLISPTPMKDPGVGVVVTIIALICTVVLVSFQRWVVKRTQSQAVRADMLHYQSDVMMNGAILVALGLAWYGWHRADALFALGIGIYILYSALRMGYDAVQSLLDRALPDEERQEIFDIVTSWPGVSGAHDLRTRQSGPTRFIQIHLEMEDNLPLVQAHVVAEQVEQAILRRFPGSDVIIHQDPCSVVPREGKRFELS, from the coding sequence ATGAATCAATCCTATGGGCGGTTAGTCAGTCGGGCGGCCATTGCCGCGACAGTGATGGCGTCGCTGTTACTTTTGATCAAAATTTTTGCGTGGTGGTATACCGGATCGGTGAGTATTCTGGCGGCGCTGGTCGACTCGCTGGTAGATATCGCCGCGTCGCTCACTAACCTGTTAGTGGTGCGCTATTCGCTGCAGCCGGCGGATGATGAGCATACCTTTGGTCACGGCAAAGCGGAATCGCTGGCCGCGCTGGCGCAAAGCATGTTCATTTCCGGTTCGGCGCTGTTTTTGTTTTTAACCGGTATTCAGCATCTGATTTCACCTACGCCGATGAAGGATCCCGGCGTGGGGGTTGTGGTGACCATTATCGCCCTGATATGTACTGTGGTGCTGGTCTCGTTTCAGCGCTGGGTGGTGAAGCGGACGCAAAGCCAGGCAGTACGGGCAGATATGCTTCATTATCAGTCTGATGTTATGATGAACGGTGCGATTCTCGTGGCGCTCGGTCTGGCCTGGTACGGCTGGCATCGCGCGGACGCATTGTTTGCATTGGGGATTGGCATCTATATTTTATATAGTGCATTACGCATGGGCTATGATGCCGTCCAGTCGTTACTGGATCGCGCATTACCCGATGAAGAACGTCAGGAAATTTTTGACATCGTGACATCATGGCCGGGCGTCAGTGGTGCTCACGATCTCCGTACGCGGCAGTCAGGGCCGACCCGCTTTATTCAGATTCATTTGGAAATGGAAGATAATCTGCCGCTCGTTCAGGCGCATGTTGTGGCTGAACAGGTAGAGCAGGCGATTTTACGGCGTTTTCCGGGCTCCGATGTCATTATCCATCAGGACCCGTGTTCCGTCGTCCCCAGGGAAGGCAAAAGGTTTGAGCTTTCGTAA
- the cpxR gene encoding envelope stress response regulator transcription factor CpxR, with the protein MNKILLVDDDRELTSLLKELLEMEGFNVLVAHDGEQALELLDDSIDLLLLDVMMPKKNGIDTLKALRQTHQTPVIMLTARGSELDRVLGLELGADDYLPKPFNDRELVARIRAILRRSHWSEQQQSSDNGSPTLEVDALSLNPGRQEASFDGQTLELTGTEFTLLYLLAQHLGQVVSREHLSQEVLGKRLTPFDRAIDMHISNLRRKLPERKDGHPWFKTLRGRGYLMVSAS; encoded by the coding sequence ATGAATAAAATCCTGTTAGTTGATGATGACCGAGAGCTGACTTCCCTGTTAAAGGAGCTGCTCGAAATGGAAGGCTTCAATGTGCTGGTTGCCCATGACGGGGAGCAGGCGCTTGAGCTTCTGGACGACAGCATTGATTTACTTTTGCTTGATGTCATGATGCCGAAGAAAAACGGTATCGATACGCTGAAAGCGCTTCGCCAGACACACCAGACCCCCGTGATTATGCTGACCGCCCGCGGCAGCGAACTGGATCGCGTACTCGGCCTTGAGCTGGGTGCGGATGACTATTTACCGAAACCGTTTAACGATCGTGAACTGGTCGCCCGTATCCGCGCGATCCTGCGTCGTTCGCACTGGAGCGAGCAGCAGCAGAGCAGCGATAACGGCTCGCCGACGCTGGAAGTGGATGCCCTTAGCCTTAATCCGGGCCGCCAGGAAGCCAGCTTTGATGGCCAGACGCTGGAGTTAACCGGTACCGAATTTACCCTGCTCTATCTGCTGGCGCAGCATCTCGGCCAGGTGGTATCGCGTGAACATTTGAGCCAGGAAGTGCTGGGTAAACGCCTGACGCCTTTCGACCGTGCCATCGACATGCATATCTCCAACCTGCGGCGCAAACTGCCGGAGCGGAAAGACGGGCATCCGTGGTTTAAAACCCTGCGTGGTCGCGGCTATCTGATGGTTTCCGCTTCATGA
- the cpxA gene encoding envelope stress sensor histidine kinase CpxA, producing MIGSLTARIFAIFWLTLALVLMLVLMLPKLDSRQMTELLDSEQRQGLMIEQHVEAELANDPPNDLMWWRRLFRAIDKWAPPGQRLLLVTTEGRVIGAERSEMQIIRNFIGQADNADHPQKKKYGRVEMVGPFSVRDGEDNYQLYLIRPASSSQSDFINLLFDRPLLLLIVTMLVSSPLLLWLAWSLAKPARKLKNAADEVAQGNLRQHPELEAGPQEFLAAGASFNQMVTALERMMTTQQRLLSDISHELRTPLTRLQLGTALLRRRSGESKELERIETEAQRLDSMINDLLVMSRNQQKNALVSETMKANHLWGEVLDNAAFEAEQMGKSLTVNFPPGPWPLYGNPNALESALENIVRNALRYSHTKIEVGFAVDKDGITITVDDDGPGVSPEDREQIFRPFYRTDEARDRESGGTGLGLAIVETAIQQHRGWVKAEDSPLGGLRLVIWLPLYKRS from the coding sequence ATGATAGGGAGCTTAACCGCGCGCATCTTTGCCATCTTCTGGTTGACGCTGGCACTGGTGTTGATGTTGGTACTGATGTTACCCAAGCTCGACTCACGCCAGATGACCGAGCTACTGGACAGCGAACAGCGCCAGGGGTTAATGATTGAGCAACACGTAGAAGCTGAACTCGCGAACGATCCACCTAATGATTTGATGTGGTGGCGTCGCCTGTTCCGTGCGATTGACAAGTGGGCGCCGCCGGGACAGCGGTTATTGCTTGTGACCACCGAAGGACGCGTGATCGGCGCAGAACGTAGCGAAATGCAGATCATTCGTAACTTTATTGGTCAGGCGGACAACGCCGATCATCCGCAGAAGAAAAAGTACGGTCGCGTTGAAATGGTGGGGCCCTTCTCCGTCAGAGACGGGGAAGATAACTACCAGCTTTACCTGATTCGACCGGCCAGCAGTTCCCAATCCGATTTTATCAACCTGCTGTTTGACCGCCCGCTGTTGTTGCTGATTGTCACGATGTTAGTCAGTTCCCCGCTGCTGTTATGGCTGGCATGGAGCCTGGCGAAACCGGCGCGTAAGTTGAAAAACGCGGCGGATGAGGTGGCTCAGGGTAACCTGCGTCAGCATCCTGAACTGGAAGCCGGCCCGCAGGAATTTCTTGCCGCAGGCGCCAGTTTTAACCAGATGGTGACCGCGCTGGAACGGATGATGACCACGCAACAGCGTCTGTTGTCTGATATCTCACACGAACTGAGAACCCCGCTCACCCGTCTGCAACTGGGGACCGCGCTGTTGCGTCGCCGCAGCGGTGAGAGCAAGGAACTGGAGCGTATTGAGACTGAAGCACAGCGTCTGGACAGCATGATCAACGATCTGCTGGTCATGTCGCGCAATCAGCAGAAAAACGCTCTGGTCAGCGAAACGATGAAGGCCAATCATCTGTGGGGCGAGGTGCTGGATAACGCCGCCTTTGAAGCCGAACAGATGGGCAAATCGCTCACGGTGAATTTCCCGCCGGGACCGTGGCCGCTGTACGGTAACCCGAACGCGCTGGAAAGTGCGCTGGAAAACATCGTCCGTAACGCCCTGCGCTATTCACACACGAAGATTGAAGTCGGCTTCGCGGTGGATAAAGACGGGATTACAATCACGGTGGATGATGATGGTCCTGGCGTCAGTCCGGAGGACCGTGAGCAGATTTTCCGCCCGTTCTATCGTACCGATGAAGCGCGCGATCGCGAATCCGGCGGCACCGGTCTGGGTCTGGCGATTGTAGAAACCGCCATTCAGCAGCATCGCGGCTGGGTGAAAGCCGAAGACAGCCCGCTGGGCGGTTTACGGCTGGTGATTTGGTTGCCGCTGTATAAGCGTTCGTAA